A window of Phocoena phocoena chromosome 6, mPhoPho1.1, whole genome shotgun sequence contains these coding sequences:
- the BAAT gene encoding bile acid-CoA:amino acid N-acyltransferase — protein sequence MFQLTATPASALADEPVHIRVTGLPPLQMVTLMASMKDEKGNLYQSRAFYRASKAGELDLKQAPALGGHYVGVHPMGLFWSLKPEKAFERQIKKDVMNSPFWITLELYDSVYLQKSGEVQPRASQVVQRWFSSPQTQRVQVQEGRVRGALFLPPGAGPFPGLIDLFGGIGGLVEYRASLLAAHGFAVLALAYFAYADLPKQLQEVDLEYFEEAANLLLAHPKIQKPGIGVISVSKGAEIGLAMACYLKEVAATVCINGCNAIFEFPLKYRDLVITPIPSLPERMEFNIMGALCLRHYKGNPRDALNQHSVLPIEKAQGPILFIIGEGDECFNSREYAEQALDQLRRHGRSSGRMLLYPGAGHLIEPPYLPLCYASWSRGLFCPLLWGGDPVGHAAAQEHAWGEIQKFFRQHLVQSRSTL from the exons ATGTTCCAGCTGACAGCCACCCCGGCAAGTGCCCTTGCGGATGAGCCTGTGCACATCCGAGTGACAGGCCTGCCCCCACTGCAGATGGTGACACTCATGGCATCTATGAAGGATGAGAAGGGGAATCTGTACCAGTCCAGAGCCTTCTACAGGGCCAGCAAGGCTGGTGAGCTGGACCTGAAGCAGGCTCCTGCCTTGGGGGGCCACTACGTGGGGGTCCACCCTATGGGCCTCTTCTGGTCTCTGAAGCCTGAGAAGGCTTTTGAGAGGCAGATTAAGAAAGATGTGATGAACAGCCCCTTTTGGATCACTCTGGAGCTATATGACTCAGTTTATTTACAAAAGTCAGGGGAGGTTCAGCCCAGGGCCAGCCAGGTGGTGCAGCGTTGGTTCTCCAGCCCTCAGACGCAGCGGGTGCAGGTCCAAGAAGGTCGTGTGCGAGGAgcccttttcctccctccag gggCAGGCCCTTTCCCAGGACTCATTGATTTGTTTGGGGGCATCGGGGGTCTAGTTGAGTATCGGGCCAGTCTTCTGGCTGCCCATGGCTTTGCAGTGCTGGCCTTAGCATATTTTGCCTACGCAGACCTGCCCAAGCAGTTGCAGGAGGTGGACCTGGAATATTTTGAGGAAGCTGCCAACTTGCTACTAGCTCATCCCaag atCCAAAAGCCAGGAATTGGAGTAATCTCTGTGAGCAAAGGTGCAGAGATCGGGCTGGCCATGGCCTGCTACCTGAAGGAGGTGGCAGCCACTGTCTGCATCAATGGGTGCAATGCCATCTTTGAATTTCCGCTCAAGTACCGGGATCTGGTTATAACACCCATCCCCTCGTTGCCGGAGCGCATGGAGTTCAACATCATGGGCGCTTTGTGCCTCCGTCACTACAAGGGGAACCCCCGAGATGCACTGAATCAACACAGTGTGCTTCCTATTGAAAAGGCCCAGGGTCCGATCCTCTTCATTATAGGGGAGGGTGACGAATGCTTCAATAGCAGAGAGTACGCTGAGCAAGCCCTGGACCAGCTGCGGAGGCACGGCAGAAGCAGCGGAAGGATGCTGCTCTACCCCGGGGCGGGGCACCTCATAGAGCCGCCCTATTTGCCCCTGTGCTATGCGTCCTGGAGCCGCGGCCTCTTCTGCCCCCTGCTTTGGGGGGGGGACCCTGTGGGCCACGCGGCAGCCCAGGAGCACGCCTGGGGAGAGATCCAGAAATTCTTCAGGCAACACCTTGTTCAGAGCAGAAGCACACTCTAA